The Serratia rhizosphaerae genome has a segment encoding these proteins:
- the pta gene encoding phosphate acetyltransferase, whose translation MLIPTGTSVGLTSVSLGVIRSMEQQGVRLSVFKPIAQPRTGDDTLDQTTTIIRSNSTIPAAEPLRMSYVESLLSSNQQDVLMEEIVARYHENTKDAEVVLIEGLVPTRKHQFASALNYEIAKTLNAEIVFVLALGNDSPAQLKERIELARTSFGGSKNKNITGVIINKLNAPVDEQGRTRPDLSEIFDDSTKASVANVDPKQLFANSPLPVLGCVPWSFDLIATRAIDMARHLKARVINEGDIMTRRVKSVTFCARSIPHMLEHFRPGSLLVTSADRPDVLVSACLAAMNGVEIGALLLTGGYEIDEPIKKLCERAFATGLPVFMVDTNTWQTSLSLQSFNLEVPTDDHQRIEKVQNYVASHISAEWIESLTAASERSRRLSPPAFRYELTELARKAGKRIVLPEGDEPRTVKAAAICAERGIAECVLLGNPDEIQRVAAAQGVELGKGIEIVDPEQVRENYVPRLVELRKNKGMTEVVAREQLEDNVVLGTLMLEKGEVDGLVSGAVHTTANTIRPPLQLIKTAPGSSLVSSVFFMLLPDQVLVYGDCAINPDPTAEQLSEIAIQSADSASAFGIEPRVAMISYSTGNSGAGSDVEKVREATRLAQEKRPDLIIDGPLQYDAAIMADVAKSKAPNSPVAGKATVFIFPDLNTGNTTYKAVQRSADLVSIGPMLQGMRKPVNDLSRGALVDDIVYTVALTAIQSSQADAQA comes from the coding sequence ATGTTGATCCCCACTGGCACCAGCGTCGGTTTGACCAGCGTCAGCCTGGGCGTCATCCGCTCCATGGAGCAGCAAGGCGTTCGCCTCAGCGTATTCAAACCTATCGCCCAGCCGCGCACCGGCGACGATACCCTCGACCAGACCACCACCATCATCCGCAGCAACTCCACCATTCCGGCCGCCGAGCCGCTGCGCATGAGCTATGTGGAAAGCCTGCTCAGCTCCAATCAGCAGGACGTGCTGATGGAAGAGATCGTGGCGCGCTACCACGAAAATACCAAAGACGCGGAAGTGGTGCTGATCGAAGGCCTGGTGCCGACCCGCAAGCACCAGTTCGCCAGCGCGCTGAACTATGAGATCGCCAAAACCCTGAACGCCGAGATCGTCTTCGTGCTGGCGCTGGGCAACGACTCGCCGGCGCAGCTGAAAGAACGCATCGAACTGGCGCGCACCAGCTTCGGCGGCAGCAAGAACAAAAACATCACCGGCGTTATCATCAACAAACTGAACGCGCCGGTCGACGAGCAGGGCCGCACCCGCCCTGACCTGTCGGAAATCTTCGACGACTCCACCAAGGCCAGCGTCGCCAATGTCGATCCGAAGCAGCTGTTCGCCAACAGCCCGCTGCCGGTGCTCGGCTGCGTGCCGTGGAGCTTCGATCTGATTGCCACCCGCGCCATTGATATGGCACGCCACCTGAAGGCGCGCGTGATTAACGAAGGCGATATCATGACCCGCCGCGTGAAGTCCGTGACCTTCTGCGCGCGCAGCATCCCGCATATGCTGGAACACTTCCGCCCGGGCTCGCTGCTGGTGACCTCCGCCGACCGCCCGGACGTGCTGGTTTCCGCCTGTCTGGCGGCGATGAACGGCGTGGAAATCGGCGCGCTGCTGCTGACCGGCGGCTATGAAATCGACGAGCCGATCAAAAAGCTGTGCGAACGCGCGTTCGCCACCGGCCTGCCGGTGTTTATGGTGGACACCAACACCTGGCAGACCTCACTGAGCCTGCAGAGCTTCAACCTCGAAGTGCCGACCGACGACCATCAGCGCATCGAAAAAGTGCAGAACTACGTGGCCAGCCATATCAGCGCCGAGTGGATCGAATCGCTGACCGCCGCCTCCGAGCGCTCGCGTCGCCTGTCGCCGCCGGCGTTCCGTTACGAGCTGACCGAACTGGCGCGTAAAGCCGGTAAACGCATCGTTCTGCCGGAAGGCGACGAGCCGCGCACCGTGAAAGCGGCGGCAATCTGCGCCGAACGCGGCATTGCCGAATGCGTACTGCTCGGCAACCCGGATGAGATCCAGCGCGTTGCCGCAGCGCAGGGCGTGGAACTGGGCAAAGGCATCGAGATCGTCGATCCGGAGCAGGTACGTGAAAACTACGTGCCGCGTCTGGTTGAACTGCGCAAAAACAAAGGCATGACCGAAGTGGTGGCGCGCGAGCAGTTGGAAGACAACGTGGTGCTCGGCACGCTGATGCTGGAAAAAGGCGAAGTCGACGGCCTGGTTTCCGGCGCCGTGCATACTACCGCCAATACCATCCGTCCGCCGCTGCAGCTGATCAAAACCGCGCCGGGCAGCTCGCTGGTCTCTTCCGTGTTCTTTATGCTGCTGCCGGATCAGGTGCTGGTCTACGGCGACTGCGCGATCAACCCGGATCCGACCGCCGAGCAGCTGTCCGAGATCGCCATCCAGTCGGCGGACTCCGCCAGCGCATTCGGCATCGAGCCGCGCGTGGCGATGATCTCCTACTCAACCGGTAACTCCGGCGCCGGCAGCGACGTGGAAAAAGTCCGCGAAGCAACCCGCCTGGCGCAGGAAAAACGTCCGGACCTGATCATCGACGGCCCGCTGCAGTACGACGCCGCCATCATGGCCGACGTGGCGAAATCCAAAGCGCCGAACTCGCCGGTTGCCGGTAAAGCCACCGTGTTCATCTTCCCGGATCTGAACACCGGCAACACCACTTATAAAGCGGTGCAGCGTTCCGCCGATCTGGTGTCCATCGGGCCGATGCTGCAAGGCATGCGCAAACCGGTGAACGACCTGTCGCGCGGCGCGCTGGTAGACGATATCGTCTATACCGTAGCACTGACGGCCATTCAGTCTTCCCAGGCTGATGCCCAGGCGTAA
- a CDS encoding SLC13 family permease: MNSELLWVLCLLLVAIVLFTTNKLRMDVVALLVIIAFVLSGTLTLQEATVGFSDPNVILIAALFVIGEGLVRTGVAYQVGDWLVKVAGSSETKMLVLLMVTVAGLGAFMSSTGVVAIFIPVVLSVAARMKTAPGRLMMPLSFAGLISGMMTLVATPPNMVVNSELVREGIRGFGFFGVTPIGIVVLVLGVGYMLLARRWLGGESPDSRKESWQRRTFRDLIRDYKLTGRARRLALRRGSPLVGRSLDELHLRARYGANVVGIERWKRFRRVMVSASGSTELRERDVLLIDMSASDVDLREFCSEQQLEPMVLRGDYFSEQSRNVGMAEVSLIPDSALLGKSLRENGFRSRYDLNVVGIRRGGETLAGKLVDEPLALGDMLLVIGDWKAIRQLQSQTHDFIVLNLPAEVDEVAPAMTQAPHALFCLALMVAMMLTDEVPNPIAALVACLLMGKFRCIDMESAYKSIHWPSIILIVGMMPFAQALQKTGGVDLIVQGLMDVAGNMGPRVMLLCLFVLCATIGLFISNTATAVLMAPIAIAAAREMAVSPYPFAMIIAIAASAAFMTPVSSPVNTLVLGPGNYKFGDFVRLGVPFTVLVMLVSVALVPWLFPF, from the coding sequence TTGAACAGCGAATTACTGTGGGTGTTGTGTTTGTTGCTGGTGGCGATTGTGCTGTTTACCACCAACAAACTGCGCATGGATGTGGTCGCCTTATTGGTGATCATCGCCTTTGTGTTAAGCGGAACGCTAACCTTGCAGGAGGCGACGGTCGGCTTTAGCGACCCGAACGTAATTCTGATCGCCGCGCTGTTCGTTATCGGCGAAGGGCTGGTGCGCACCGGCGTGGCCTATCAGGTCGGGGACTGGCTGGTGAAGGTGGCCGGCAGCAGCGAAACCAAAATGCTGGTGCTGCTGATGGTGACGGTGGCCGGGCTGGGCGCGTTTATGAGCTCCACCGGCGTGGTGGCGATTTTTATCCCGGTGGTGCTCAGCGTGGCGGCGCGGATGAAAACCGCGCCGGGGCGGCTGATGATGCCGCTGAGCTTTGCCGGCCTGATCAGCGGGATGATGACGCTGGTGGCGACGCCGCCGAATATGGTGGTGAACAGTGAGCTGGTGCGCGAGGGCATTCGCGGCTTCGGTTTCTTCGGCGTCACGCCGATCGGCATCGTGGTGCTGGTGCTCGGCGTGGGCTATATGCTGCTGGCGCGGCGCTGGCTGGGCGGCGAATCGCCGGACAGCCGTAAAGAGAGCTGGCAGCGGCGCACTTTCCGCGATCTTATCCGCGATTACAAACTGACCGGGCGGGCGCGACGCCTGGCGCTGCGCCGCGGCTCCCCGCTGGTGGGGCGTTCGCTGGATGAGCTGCATCTGCGGGCGCGTTACGGCGCCAACGTGGTGGGCATTGAGCGCTGGAAGCGTTTCCGGCGGGTGATGGTCAGCGCCTCCGGCAGTACCGAGCTGCGCGAACGTGATGTGCTGCTGATCGATATGTCGGCCAGCGACGTTGACCTGCGTGAATTTTGCAGCGAGCAGCAGCTGGAGCCGATGGTGCTGCGCGGCGACTATTTCTCTGAACAGTCGCGCAACGTCGGCATGGCGGAGGTATCGCTGATCCCCGATTCGGCGCTGCTGGGTAAAAGCCTGCGGGAAAACGGCTTTCGCAGCCGCTACGATCTCAACGTAGTCGGCATTCGCCGCGGTGGCGAGACGCTGGCGGGCAAGCTGGTGGATGAACCGCTGGCATTGGGGGATATGCTGCTGGTGATCGGCGACTGGAAGGCCATTCGCCAGCTGCAGAGCCAAACTCACGACTTTATCGTGCTCAACCTGCCGGCGGAGGTGGACGAAGTGGCGCCGGCGATGACGCAGGCGCCGCACGCGCTGTTCTGTCTGGCGCTGATGGTGGCGATGATGCTGACCGATGAGGTGCCGAACCCTATCGCGGCGCTGGTCGCCTGCCTGCTGATGGGGAAATTCCGCTGTATCGATATGGAAAGCGCCTATAAATCGATCCACTGGCCGAGCATTATTCTGATCGTCGGCATGATGCCGTTTGCGCAGGCGCTGCAGAAGACCGGCGGGGTGGATCTGATCGTGCAGGGGCTGATGGACGTGGCCGGCAATATGGGGCCGCGCGTGATGCTGCTCTGCCTGTTCGTGCTGTGCGCCACGATCGGCCTGTTTATCTCCAATACCGCCACGGCGGTTCTGATGGCGCCGATTGCCATCGCGGCGGCGCGGGAAATGGCGGTATCACCGTATCCGTTCGCCATGATTATCGCCATTGCCGCTTCCGCAGCCTTTATGACGCCGGTCTCTTCGCCGGTGAATACGCTGGTTCTGGGGCCGGGGAATTATAAGTTCGGCGATTTTGTGCGCCTTGGCGTGCCGTTCACCGTGTTGGTGATGCTGGTCAGCGTCGCGCTGGTGCCGTGGCTGTTTCCGTTCTGA
- a CDS encoding YfbU family protein, which yields MEMTHAQRLILSNQYKMMTMLDPGNAERYRRLQTVVERGFGLQLRELDRDFDEMSEEVCRTIINIMEMHHALQVSWENLKDRQGLEARRLAFLGFDAATEARYLSYVRFLVNTEGRYTHFDAGSHGFNAQTKMWDKYQRMLALWLSCPRQYHLSAVEIAQIINA from the coding sequence ATGGAAATGACCCACGCCCAACGCCTGATCCTGTCTAACCAGTATAAGATGATGACGATGCTCGACCCGGGCAACGCCGAGCGCTACCGCCGCCTGCAAACCGTGGTGGAGCGCGGTTTCGGCCTGCAGCTGCGTGAACTGGATCGTGATTTTGACGAGATGAGCGAAGAGGTTTGCCGCACCATCATCAATATTATGGAAATGCACCATGCGCTGCAGGTGTCCTGGGAGAATCTCAAGGATCGCCAGGGGCTGGAGGCGCGTCGTCTGGCGTTCCTCGGCTTTGATGCGGCGACCGAGGCGCGCTACCTGAGCTATGTGCGTTTCCTGGTCAACACAGAGGGACGCTATACTCACTTCGACGCCGGCAGCCACGGCTTTAACGCCCAGACCAAAATGTGGGATAAATATCAGCGCATGCTGGCGCTGTGGCTGTCCTGTCCGCGTCAGTATCATTTGAGCGCCGTCGAGATAGCGCAAATTATTAATGCTTGA
- the ackA gene encoding acetate kinase, with translation MSSKLVLVLNCGSSSLKFAIIDAINGEEHLSGLAECFHLPEARIKWKMDGGKQEAALGAGAAHSEALNFIVNTILAQKPELSAQLTAIGHRIVHGGEKFTASALINDEVLQGIKDSVPFAPLHNPAHLIGINEALKSFPALADKNVAVFDTAFHQTMPEESYLYALPYSLYRDHGVRRYGAHGTSHFFVTQEAAKMLNKPVDEVNVITCHLGNGGSVTAVRNGKCVDTSMGLTPLEGLVMGTRSGDIDPAIIFHLHDALGMSVDQINKLLTKESGLLGLTEVTSDCRYVEDNYATKEDAKRAMDVFCHRLAKYIGAYSALMDGRLDAVIFTGGIGENAGMVREMTLNKLGLLGFEVDHERNLAARFGKAGAITKDGSRLALVIPTNEELVIAQDAARLTA, from the coding sequence ATGTCGAGTAAGCTAGTACTGGTTCTTAACTGCGGCAGTTCTTCCCTGAAATTCGCGATCATTGATGCTATCAACGGTGAAGAACATCTTTCCGGCTTGGCTGAATGCTTCCACCTCCCCGAGGCGCGCATTAAGTGGAAAATGGACGGCGGCAAGCAAGAAGCGGCACTCGGTGCCGGTGCGGCCCACAGCGAAGCGCTGAATTTTATTGTTAACACCATCCTGGCACAAAAACCTGAACTTTCCGCCCAGCTGACCGCCATTGGTCACCGTATCGTACACGGCGGCGAGAAGTTTACCGCCTCCGCCTTGATCAATGATGAAGTGCTGCAGGGTATCAAAGATTCCGTGCCGTTTGCACCTTTGCACAACCCGGCGCACCTGATCGGTATCAATGAGGCGCTGAAGTCTTTCCCTGCGCTGGCTGACAAGAACGTCGCCGTGTTCGACACCGCGTTCCATCAGACCATGCCAGAAGAATCCTATCTGTATGCCCTGCCGTACAGCCTGTACCGCGACCACGGCGTACGCCGCTACGGCGCACACGGCACCAGCCACTTCTTCGTGACTCAGGAAGCGGCCAAAATGCTGAACAAGCCGGTGGATGAGGTCAACGTCATCACCTGCCACCTGGGCAACGGCGGCTCCGTGACCGCAGTACGCAACGGCAAATGCGTCGACACCTCCATGGGCCTGACCCCACTGGAAGGTCTGGTGATGGGCACCCGCAGCGGCGACATCGACCCGGCGATCATCTTCCACCTGCATGACGCGCTGGGCATGAGCGTCGATCAGATCAACAAACTGCTGACCAAAGAGTCCGGCCTGCTGGGTCTGACCGAAGTCACCAGCGACTGCCGCTATGTGGAAGACAACTACGCCACCAAAGAAGACGCCAAGCGCGCGATGGACGTCTTCTGCCACCGCCTGGCGAAATACATCGGCGCCTACAGCGCGCTGATGGACGGCCGTCTGGACGCGGTGATCTTCACCGGCGGCATCGGCGAAAACGCCGGCATGGTGCGTGAAATGACCCTGAACAAGCTGGGCCTGCTCGGCTTCGAAGTCGACCATGAACGCAACCTGGCCGCCCGTTTCGGCAAAGCCGGGGCCATCACCAAAGACGGCAGCCGTCTGGCGCTGGTGATCCCGACCAACGAAGAGTTGGTTATCGCGCAGGACGCAGCCCGCCTGACTGCGTAA
- a CDS encoding transketolase family protein, whose product MFNDRTQMEQDRVEMRQVYAGMVRGQIEQGAPIIALEADLMSSMAMDGVQRDHPHHVINCGIMEANVIGVAAGLSLTGRVPFVHTFTAFASRRCFDQLFMSLDYQRNNVKVIASDAGVTACHNGGTHMSFEDMGIVRGLAHSVVLEVTDATMFADILRQLMTLEGFYWVRTTRKQATRIYQDGAQFTIGKGNLLRDGEDITLIANGIMVAEALQAAQMLARQGVSAAVIDMFTLKPIDRDIITRYATKTGRIVTCENHSIHNGLGSAVAEVLAEHCPTPMRRVGVKERYGQVGTQAFLQQEYGLTAEHILAAAQQLL is encoded by the coding sequence ATGTTTAACGACAGAACGCAGATGGAACAAGACCGCGTTGAAATGCGACAGGTGTATGCCGGCATGGTGCGCGGCCAGATAGAGCAGGGGGCGCCGATTATCGCGCTGGAGGCGGATCTGATGAGCTCGATGGCGATGGATGGCGTACAGCGCGATCATCCGCACCACGTGATTAACTGCGGCATTATGGAGGCGAATGTGATCGGCGTGGCGGCCGGCCTGTCGCTGACCGGGCGGGTGCCGTTCGTGCACACCTTTACCGCCTTCGCCAGCCGCCGCTGTTTCGATCAGCTGTTTATGTCACTGGATTATCAGCGCAATAACGTCAAGGTGATCGCCTCCGATGCAGGGGTGACCGCCTGCCATAACGGCGGCACCCATATGTCGTTTGAGGATATGGGCATCGTGCGCGGGCTGGCGCACTCGGTGGTGCTGGAAGTGACCGACGCCACCATGTTTGCTGATATCCTGCGCCAGCTGATGACGCTGGAAGGCTTTTACTGGGTGCGCACCACGCGCAAGCAGGCGACGCGTATTTATCAGGATGGCGCGCAGTTCACCATCGGTAAGGGCAACCTGCTGCGCGACGGCGAGGACATCACGCTGATCGCCAACGGCATTATGGTGGCTGAAGCGCTGCAGGCGGCGCAGATGCTGGCGCGGCAAGGGGTCAGCGCGGCGGTGATCGATATGTTCACCCTCAAGCCGATCGACCGCGATATCATTACCCGCTATGCGACCAAAACCGGGCGCATCGTCACCTGTGAAAACCACAGTATCCATAACGGGCTGGGTTCGGCGGTGGCGGAGGTGCTGGCGGAACACTGCCCGACGCCGATGCGCCGGGTAGGCGTGAAGGAGCGCTATGGCCAGGTCGGTACGCAGGCATTTCTGCAGCAGGAGTATGGCCTGACGGCGGAGCATATTCTGGCGGCGGCGCAGCAGCTGTTGTAA
- the yfbV gene encoding terminus macrodomain insulation protein YfbV, producing MTSKPSGSVSWFQVFQRGQHYMKTWPSDKRLAPVFPENRVARATRFAIRFMPPLAVFTLTWQIALGGQLGPAIATALFACSLPMQGLWWLGRRSLTPLPPALLGWFHEVRDKLAQAGQALAPVEGTPTYQSLADLLKRAFKQLDKTFLDDL from the coding sequence ATGACGAGCAAACCGTCCGGTTCCGTAAGTTGGTTTCAGGTATTCCAGCGCGGACAGCACTATATGAAAACCTGGCCGTCGGACAAACGTCTGGCCCCGGTCTTTCCGGAGAATCGCGTTGCGCGCGCCACTCGTTTCGCCATTCGTTTTATGCCGCCGCTGGCGGTGTTCACCCTGACCTGGCAGATTGCGCTGGGCGGCCAGCTCGGCCCGGCGATCGCCACCGCGCTGTTCGCCTGCAGCCTGCCGATGCAGGGGCTGTGGTGGCTGGGCCGCCGTTCGCTGACGCCGCTGCCGCCGGCGTTGCTCGGCTGGTTCCATGAGGTGCGCGACAAGCTGGCGCAGGCCGGTCAGGCGCTGGCGCCGGTGGAAGGCACGCCGACCTATCAGTCGCTGGCGGATCTGCTCAAGCGCGCGTTCAAGCAGCTGGACAAGACCTTCCTGGACGATCTCTGA
- the yfbR gene encoding 5'-deoxynucleotidase has product MSQSHFFAHLSRLKLINRWPLMRNVRTENVSEHSLQVAFVAHALAVIKNRKFNGNLNAERVALLAMYHDASEVITGDMPTPIKYYNPQIAHEYKKIEKVAQQKLLAMIPEELRNDFRSILDEHCYSEDEKLVVKQADALCAYLKCLEELSAGNQEFTLAKARLEKTLQLRNSPEMEYFMTVFIPSFSLSLDEISLDAEL; this is encoded by the coding sequence ATGAGCCAGAGCCATTTTTTTGCCCACCTGTCCCGCCTGAAACTTATCAACCGCTGGCCGCTGATGCGCAACGTGCGCACCGAGAACGTCTCCGAGCACAGCCTGCAGGTGGCGTTTGTCGCCCACGCGCTGGCGGTGATCAAAAACCGCAAGTTCAACGGCAACCTGAACGCCGAACGCGTAGCGCTGCTGGCGATGTATCACGACGCCAGCGAAGTGATCACCGGCGATATGCCGACGCCGATCAAATATTACAATCCGCAGATTGCCCACGAATATAAGAAGATCGAAAAAGTGGCGCAGCAAAAACTGCTGGCGATGATCCCGGAAGAGCTGCGCAATGACTTTCGCAGCATCCTGGACGAGCACTGCTACAGCGAAGATGAAAAGCTGGTGGTCAAGCAGGCCGACGCCCTGTGCGCCTACCTGAAGTGCCTGGAAGAGCTGTCGGCGGGCAATCAGGAGTTTACGCTGGCCAAAGCCCGGTTGGAAAAGACGTTGCAACTGCGCAACAGCCCGGAAATGGAGTATTTCATGACGGTGTTTATCCCCAGTTTCAGCCTGTCGCTGGATGAGATCAGTCTGGACGCCGAACTGTAA
- a CDS encoding transketolase, with translation MTTTDIRELRLLAKAIRLETLKALTGLGFGHYGGCMSVVETLAVLYGEVMRIDPGDPDWPQRDNFVLSKGHAGPALYSTLALKGYFPLEELGTLNQNGTRLPSHPDRLRTRGVDATTGSLGQGVSIAAGMALSHRLAQRDNRVFCLLGDGELNEGQCWEAFQFIAHHNLHNLTLFIDYNKQQLDGLLDEVIKPFDLAGKFRAFGFAAESVKGDDIAAIRAAVAPRRSGEQRPLVVILDSVKGQGVPYLEQLSNSHHLRLTPEVRQHIEHAIAELEAAHV, from the coding sequence ATGACAACGACAGATATCAGGGAACTGCGGCTGCTGGCGAAGGCAATTCGTCTGGAGACGCTGAAGGCGCTGACTGGGCTGGGCTTCGGCCACTACGGCGGCTGCATGTCGGTGGTGGAGACGCTGGCGGTGCTGTACGGCGAGGTAATGCGCATCGATCCCGGCGATCCGGACTGGCCGCAGCGCGACAATTTTGTGTTGTCGAAGGGGCATGCCGGCCCGGCGCTGTACAGCACGCTGGCGCTGAAAGGCTATTTCCCGCTGGAAGAGCTGGGCACGCTGAACCAGAACGGCACCCGCCTGCCCAGCCATCCGGACCGACTGCGCACCCGAGGGGTGGATGCCACCACCGGCTCGTTGGGACAGGGCGTCTCCATCGCCGCCGGCATGGCGCTGTCGCACCGGCTGGCGCAGCGCGATAACCGGGTGTTTTGCCTGCTTGGGGACGGCGAATTGAACGAAGGCCAGTGCTGGGAGGCGTTCCAGTTTATTGCGCACCACAATCTGCACAACCTGACGCTGTTTATCGATTACAACAAACAGCAGCTGGACGGCCTGCTGGATGAGGTGATCAAACCCTTCGATCTGGCGGGCAAGTTCCGCGCCTTCGGCTTCGCGGCCGAGAGTGTCAAAGGGGACGATATTGCGGCGATCCGTGCGGCGGTAGCGCCGCGCCGCAGCGGCGAGCAGCGGCCGCTGGTGGTGATTCTCGACAGTGTTAAAGGTCAGGGGGTGCCCTATCTGGAGCAACTGAGCAACTCGCACCACCTGCGGCTGACGCCGGAGGTGCGTCAGCATATCGAACACGCCATAGCCGAACTGGAGGCCGCCCATGTTTAA
- a CDS encoding pyridoxal phosphate-dependent aminotransferase: MSPIEKSSKLDNVCYDIRGPVLKEAKRLEEEGNKVLKLNIGNPAPFGFEAPDEILVDVIRNLPTAQGYCDSKGLYSARKAIMQHYQARDMRDVTVEDIYIGNGVSELIVQSMQALLNSGDEMLVPAPDYPLWTAAVSLSSGKAVHYLCDEDAGWFPDLDDIRSKITPRTRGIVIINPNNPTGAVYSKALLEQIVEIAREHNLIIFADEIYDKILYDAAEHISIASLAPDLLTVTFNGLSKTYRVAGFRQGWMVLNGPKKHAKGYIEGLEMLASMRLCANVPMQHAIQTALGGYQSISEFIQPGGRLYEQRNRTWELLNEIPGVSCVKPQGALYMFPRIDAKRFNIHDDQKLVLDLLLQEKVLLVQGSAFNWPYPDHVRIVTLPRVDELEMAVGKLGRFLENYRQ, translated from the coding sequence ATGTCCCCCATTGAGAAATCCAGCAAACTGGACAACGTTTGTTATGACATTCGCGGTCCGGTGCTCAAAGAAGCCAAACGCCTAGAAGAAGAAGGCAACAAAGTCCTCAAACTCAACATCGGCAACCCCGCCCCTTTCGGCTTTGAAGCGCCGGATGAAATTCTGGTCGATGTGATCCGCAACCTGCCGACCGCTCAGGGCTACTGTGATTCCAAAGGGCTCTACTCGGCGCGTAAGGCGATTATGCAGCACTATCAGGCGCGCGACATGCGCGACGTCACCGTCGAGGATATTTACATCGGCAACGGCGTGTCCGAGCTGATCGTCCAGTCGATGCAGGCGCTGCTGAACAGCGGCGACGAAATGCTGGTGCCGGCGCCCGATTACCCGCTGTGGACCGCGGCGGTTTCCCTCTCCAGCGGCAAAGCCGTCCACTATCTGTGTGACGAAGACGCCGGCTGGTTCCCGGACCTCGACGATATTCGCAGTAAAATCACCCCGCGCACCCGCGGCATCGTGATCATTAACCCGAACAACCCGACCGGCGCAGTGTACAGCAAAGCGTTGCTGGAACAGATCGTCGAGATAGCGCGCGAACATAACCTGATCATCTTCGCCGACGAAATCTACGACAAAATTCTGTATGACGCCGCCGAACATATCTCTATCGCCTCGCTGGCGCCGGACCTGCTGACCGTCACCTTTAACGGCCTGTCCAAGACCTACCGCGTCGCCGGCTTCCGTCAGGGCTGGATGGTGCTGAACGGCCCGAAAAAGCACGCCAAAGGCTATATCGAAGGGCTGGAAATGCTGGCATCGATGCGCCTGTGCGCCAACGTGCCGATGCAGCACGCCATTCAGACCGCGCTGGGCGGCTACCAAAGCATCAGCGAGTTTATTCAGCCGGGCGGCCGCCTGTACGAACAGCGTAACCGCACCTGGGAACTGCTCAACGAGATTCCCGGCGTCTCCTGCGTGAAGCCTCAGGGCGCGCTGTATATGTTCCCGCGCATTGACGCCAAACGCTTTAATATTCACGACGATCAGAAGCTGGTGCTGGATTTGCTGCTGCAGGAAAAAGTGCTGCTGGTGCAGGGCAGCGCGTTTAACTGGCCTTACCCCGATCACGTGCGCATCGTTACCCTGCCGCGCGTCGACGAGCTGGAAATGGCGGTCGGCAAACTGGGGCGTTTCCTGGAAAACTACCGCCAGTAA
- a CDS encoding sugar phosphatase: MECKGFLFDLDGTLVDSLPVVERAWTQWANRHGVDPQEVLDFIHGKQAITSLRHFMPGASEADIQHEHDLLEQVEAQDTDGVRALPGAAALLERLNTLGIPWAIVTSGSVPVASARREAAGLPLPAVFVTAEQVERGKPQPDAYLLGAERLGLAPQACVVVEDAAAGIASGLAAGCQVIAVNAPADAPQLEQVDLRLSSLEQLQVDGGAHGARITLRD, from the coding sequence GTGGAGTGTAAAGGTTTTCTGTTCGACCTGGATGGTACGTTGGTAGATTCATTGCCCGTCGTGGAGCGCGCCTGGACCCAGTGGGCCAACCGGCACGGCGTCGATCCGCAGGAGGTGCTGGATTTTATTCACGGTAAACAGGCCATTACCTCTTTGCGCCACTTTATGCCGGGCGCCAGCGAGGCCGATATTCAGCATGAGCACGACCTGCTGGAGCAGGTGGAAGCGCAGGATACCGACGGCGTACGCGCCCTGCCGGGTGCGGCGGCGCTGCTGGAACGGCTGAACACGCTGGGTATTCCCTGGGCGATCGTCACCTCCGGTTCGGTGCCGGTTGCCAGCGCGCGCCGCGAGGCGGCGGGGCTGCCGCTGCCGGCGGTATTTGTCACCGCCGAGCAGGTCGAGCGCGGTAAACCGCAGCCGGACGCTTATCTGCTGGGTGCGGAGCGCCTGGGGCTGGCGCCGCAGGCGTGCGTGGTGGTGGAAGACGCGGCGGCGGGCATCGCTTCGGGCCTGGCCGCCGGCTGTCAGGTGATTGCGGTCAATGCGCCTGCCGATGCGCCGCAGCTGGAACAGGTCGATCTGCGCCTTTCCTCCCTGGAGCAATTGCAGGTTGACGGCGGGGCGCACGGCGCGCGCATCACGCTGCGCGACTGA